The following coding sequences lie in one Apium graveolens cultivar Ventura chromosome 3, ASM990537v1, whole genome shotgun sequence genomic window:
- the LOC141713203 gene encoding mitogen-activated protein kinase 9-like, which produces MGSNKTFVDGVRRLFQRRATSSSSSSVNDNNTNNNDHKNTHLTVKNLGPDLIAKEEEQGLADFDFSGLSVIKVPKRVTLVMDSHKKNSLDKEFFTEYGEANRYQIQEVVGKGSYGVVGSAVDTNTGEKVAIKKINDVFDHVSDATRILREIKLLRLLKHPNIVEIKHIMLPPSRREFRDIYVVFELMESDLHQVIRANDDLTREHHQFFLYQLLRSLKYMHSANVFHRDLKPKNILANSDCKLKICDFGLARVSFNDAPSAIFWTDYVATRWYRAPELCGSFFSKYTPAIDIWSIGCIFAELLTGKPLFPGKNVVHQLDLMTDLLGTSPPETIARIRNDKARRYLNSMRKKQPVPFSQKFPKADPLALRLLERLLSFDPKDRPSAAEALADPYFQGLANEEHEPSTQPISKLEFEFDRRKLAKDDVRELIYREILEYHPQMLQEYLRGGEQTSFMYPSGVDRFKRQFAHLEEHPGKGGKNTPLQRQHASLPRERVPAPKDEANIQESNDSEKRSADSVASTLHSPPGQSDGTDNANANDGTNKPNYNAHSLLKSASISASKCIGVQPRKDAEEEPLAEKLEEVDGLTKTMAAVIV; this is translated from the exons atggggaGCAACAAAACATTCGTGGATGGTGTTCGTAGATTGTTTCAACGTCGCGctacatcttcatcttcttcatcagtgAATGATAATAATACCAATAATAATGATCATAAAAATACCCATTTGACTGTTAAAAATCTTGGACCCGATTTGATTGCCAAAGAAGAAGAACAAGGGCTTGCAGATTTTGACTTTTCTGGCCTTTCTGTTATCAAAGTTCCTAAACGTGTTACTCTTGTTATGGATTCTCACAAAAAG AATTCGTTGGATAAAGAGTTCTTTACAGAGTATGGGGAGGCAAACAGATACCAAATTCAAGAAGTTGTTGGGAAAGGTAGTTATGGTGTTGTAGGTTCTGCAGTAGATACCAACACCGGCGAAAAAGTTGCAATTAAGAAAATTAATGATGTATTTGATCATGTCTCTGATGCAACCAGAATACTAAGAGAAATCAAGCTCCTCAGGCTGCTAAAGCATCCTAATATCGTCGAAATAAAGCATATTATGCTTCCACCCTCTCGGAGAGAGTTCAGAGATATATATGTTGTTTTTGAATTAATGGAATCTGACCTTCACCAAGTAATTAGGGCTAATGATGATCTTACTCGTGAACATCATCAGTTTTTCTTGTACCAGCTCCTTCGTAGCCTAAAGTATATGCACTCAG CTAATGTATTTCATCGTGATTTAAAGCCAAAAAATATCCTTGCCAATTCTGACTGTAAATTAAAGATTTGTGATTTTGGGCTTGCTCGTGTATCATTCAACGATGCTCCATCTGCTATATTTTGGACT GACTATGTTGCAACAAGATGGTATCGTGCTCCAGAACTCTGTGGTTCCTTCTTCTCTAAA TATACTCCTGCAATTGATATTTGGAGCATTGGATGCATTTTTGCTGAGTTGCTTACGGGAAAACCTTTATTTCCTGGAAAAAACGTTGTACACCAATTGGATCTCATGACTGATTTGCTTGGTACTTCTCCCCCTGAAACAATTGCAAGG ATTCGGAATGATAAGGCAAGAAGATATTTAAATAGTATGCGTAAGAAACAGCCAGTGCCATTTTCACAGAAATTCCCTAAAGCTGATCCTCTGGCTCTTCGGCTGTTGGAGCGCTTGCTGTCTTTTGATCCTAAAGACCGGCCATCTGCTGCAGAG GCACTAGCTGATCCTTACTTTCAAGGTTTGGCAAATGAGGAACATGAACCATCTACTCAACCTATTTCAAAACTTGAGTTTGAATTTGACCGGAGAAAATTAGCAAAAGATGATGTTAGGGAGCTGATTTATAGAGAG ATTTTGGAGTATCACCCACAAATGCTTCAGGAGTATCTTCGTGGTGGAGAACAGACTAGCTTTATGTACCCAAG TGGCGTTGATCGGTTTAAGCGACAATTTGCGCATCTTGAGGAGCATCCTGGTAAAGGTGGAAAAAATACTCCACTGCAAAGGCAGCATGCGTCATTGCCTAG AGAACGGGTTCCGGCACCCAAGGATGAAGCTAATATCCAAGAAAGTAATGATTCTGAGAAGCGTAGTGCAGATTCTGTTGCTTCAACGCTTCATAGTCCTCCTGGACAGTCTGATGGAACAGATAATGCAAATGCAAACGATGGAACAAATAAGCCAAACTACAATGCACATAGCTTGTTAAAGAGTGCTAGTATAAGTGCTTCCAAGTGTATCGGAGTGCAACCAAGAAAAGATGCTGAA GAAGAACCGCTAGCCGAGAAACTGGAGGAGGTTGATGGGTTGACTAAAACGATGGCAGCCGTTATTGTCTGA
- the LOC141711008 gene encoding double-stranded RNA-binding protein 4-like produces MAPMTFFNSDNAMHKNKLQEYAQKCGLPLPVYTTDNRGFVHKPKFQSTVLVDGIEYRSEQGFSRILSAENDVAKIALECIKKNMKIAGPSSFHMQEPKISKSILYEFAIKSKVEIPTYKTTCAEEAEPVFVTTCTFKGKSYTSEIAGSKKMAEQYAARKAIKSLLVFDSSNVLSQIIKSKTKPNPAQGISSTAVKAENSSEHTTTTQCGGVMGDSSSEKRRVEQNSRGAKRVRIAEY; encoded by the exons ATGGCTCCAATGACATTCTTCAATTCTG ATAATGCAATGCATAAAAATAAATTGCAAGAGTATGCACAAAAGTGTGGCTTGCCGCTTCCTGTTTACACAACTGATAACAGAGGTTTTGTTCATAAGCCCAAGTTTCAATCCACTGTGTTAGTGGATGGAATAGAATATAGGTCGGAACAAGGGTTCTCACGTATATTATCTGCTGAGAATGATGTAGCAAAAATTGCACTTGAGTGTATAAAGAAAAATATGAAAATTGCAGGACCTTCAAGTTTTCACATGCAG GAGCCAAAAATTTCAAAGTCAATTCTTTATGAATTTGCAATCAAGAGCAAAGTTGAAATTCCTACGTATAAAACTACCTGTGCAGAAGAGGCAGAACCAGTTTTCGTCACTACTTGTACATTCAAAGGAAAAAGTTACACCAGTGAGATAGCTGGAAGCAAGAAAATGGCGGAACAGTATGCAGCACGCAAAGCCATAAAATCACTTCTTG TTTTTGATTCCAGTAACGTTCTTTCCCAAATAATCAAGTCCAAGACAAAACCTAATCCGGCACAGGGCATTTCTTCCACTGCTGTAAAAGCAG AAAATTCTTCAGAACATACCACTACTACTCAG TGTGGAGGAGTGATGGGTGATAGCAGCAGTGAGAAGCGTAGGGTTGAACAAAACAGCAGGGGAGCAAAAAGAGTCCGAATTGCTGAATATTGA